Below is a genomic region from Paenibacillus rhizovicinus.
TTTTTTCGTCTGGGCGAAAGCTTTGCTGACTTGCTTGACTTCGATCATGGCGATTCCCCCTTCTAGCTGCGAACACGGTCATAGGACCGAGAAGAAACGACTTGGATGATGAATAACGATTTGCTTCTTCGTATACGTGATGAGTGCTTTCTCCCGCCACTTGTTCAGGATTTCGGTGACGGTCTGCCGGCTGCAGCCGATCACATAGGAAATTTCCTCGTGGCTGAGCTGAAGCTGCACTTCGATCTGGTCGTTCTGTTCCCTGCCCATCTGCATCAGAAACCAGGCTAACCGCCAAGCCACCGGACGGCTGATCAGCGTTTCGACCATATTCTGCGTTTGCAGCAGCCTGCGCGCGGTGATGACAGCAAGCGCATAAGAGAAGGCGGAGTTGCTCCTGGCCAATTCCTGAAAAAGGCGCGCGTCCAGCGTAATGACCTGACTTTCCGTCAAACACTGGGCATATCGCCTGCGAAGAATTCGGGTAAGCAGCTCCGCGTTGCCGAACATCTCGCCAGGATAACGCAGGAACAAGGTAATCCCCTGCCCTTCCTGGGAGGATTGAGAGATCTTGATCAGTCCGGTCTCTACGTAATGCGCGGCGGATGGCGGATCATTCTCCTGAAAAACAAACTCGTGTTTGCGATAAGTCCGCACCGTGCCATGCTCGCGGAACAAATTCGCAACGGTTTCTTTCACATCGTCCGTGTCCTGAAAATCTCCTGTCTCTTGAAAATCTTGCTGATCGCCCCGTTCACCCATGGCCTCATCCACCTCAACCTGTTCTGAAATCCTGTGCCAGTTTTATTCCGACTATTCTGATGCGATATAAGGATGATATCATAGTCCAGCCCATAATAAATGTCGGGTATCCGACAAACTCATTTAATTTTTTGCCGCTATGCTTAATAATGCGCACGCCAAAAAAGCCTGCCGCGATACTCCACGGCAAGCTTATTGCTTCTATACGTCATACAGCCGGTTACACCTGCTGTTGTTCGATCCAACCAATGCGCGTTGATTTCAAGCCGGCCAGCGCCGACTCCGCGATCGTGAGCTCCGACTTCAATTTATTCACGACGGTTCTAACCTGATGGATCGCTTCCAGCGTCTGATCCTGCGCGCTTTGGATCCGTTTCTGCACGACCCAGTCCACGATCAGGCCGTCGAACCAATAATCGCCGAACTTCATGAGGCCGCTAATGTCGACGTAAATATCGATCGTACGCTCAATGTCGGCCAATTCGTCCCGGAAGTTCCGCATCAAGTGATTCGCTTCGCGGATCGCCGACTTCGCATCATCGACATGCTCGTGCTTGATGTGGGTGCTGATCATGCCTCCGCCGCCCCACAGATCCCAGTTGCCCCAGTTCTCCGCCTTCTCCAGACTCTTCGATGCCCCTTCAAGCGACATCAGTACATGCTGCCCGGCCGACAGCGCTTCGCGGATTTCCTTGACCTGGACCGACTTGTTGGCAATTTCCGTATCCATACCCGCGAGCTCATTGGCGCTGGCAGACGAATTTCGGAGCTCTTCTTCTCTCTCGCGCAGCAGCCGCTCATACTCCCATTCCGCATTGCCGCAAGCGGCAAGCTCATCGCCGAGGCTGATGATTTCGGCCTTCATTCGCTCTTCGGCTTCCTTCGCCTCCTGCAGCTTCAGCGCGGCGGCCAGCGCCTGCTGCCGTTCCATCTCCAGCTGTTCCTCCTTGCTGCGAAGCAGCGTGTGAAACAAGTTGGTCAGCGACATGCGGGTTAGTTTATCGACGTCAGCCTGCTCCGCCTCCAGCTCTACCTCCAGCTTGATAATAAGCCGTTCATTCTCGTTGATCCGGCTGCGCAATTGCTGCTGCCTCCGCTGCGCCTTCTCCATTCTGTATTTACGTTCCTTCGCTTCCGCCAAGCGGTCGAGAGAAGTATCCGCCATCGTGCATCGCTTCCTTCCAAGGATTAAGTTATCTGTTCATACGCAATGGAAGCGATAAGGATGCGGCCAACGACCACAAAAAGACCGATCTTCCAGAATCGACCTGGAAAATCGGTCTGCCTGCGGCTTATGGCGCATCGCTTAAGTCTTACAGCTTGCGGAACAAGTCCCTGAACACGCTGTCCCGGTGGATATGGTCCACGTAGCGGATGAAGTGGCGCGAATTGTCGAAGCTCCAGCGGCAATCCTCCGACAGCACGGGGCTGTGCACGAGCGAGCTCGACAGCCAGTTCTCGTTATTCAAATACGCGATCGTCGAGATGTCCCAAATGACGCGGGAATACGCGTAATGGTCGCTGCTGCAGTCGCGGAACGTCTCGTACAAATATTGGCCGACTGCACCTTTCTCCTTGATGTGCGTCTCGACCTCCGACAGCGTCGTGAGCAGATGCGAGGTCACGCCCATGACCGGAATGAGCACGAGCGGCACGCCGCTGTTCAGGATGATGCGCGAAGCATGCACGTCCTGGCTCAGGTTGAACTCCCGCGTATCCCGCCAATGCAGGGCATGTCCGCCCAGCCAAACGACGACGATCCGCTCAATGATGCGGGGCTCCATCAGAATCGCGGACGCGACGTTCGTGATTGCGCCGATCGCCACGACGTATAGCGGATCGTCCTCGGACGAGGCCATCGCCCGCTCCACGAGATTCCGGGCAGCGGCGCTTTCGACCGGCGTTTCCGCTCCTGGCAGATAACCTTCCGATCCGCGGTAGACCGGAATGCCATCCATTTCCGGAATGAGGGAAGAGATTTTGAGCAACTCGTCGTAGCTCTTCTCCATGCCGTCCTTCGGCCCTGTCGAAAGCTCATTAAAGAACGGTGCCGCATAGAAGGCTTCGATCGTCATGTTCTCAGGGGACTTCAACGCGTAAATGACAGCGAATTGATCGTCGATTTCGTTGTACGTATCGGTGTCCAGCACCATCCGGACCTTACGCTTAGGGTGGGCAAGCCGCTGTACCATTTGCTGCTCTGAAATGACCGGGAAGTTCACCATGGTTGATCCATCCTTTATAAGTTTGATATGGGAAGCCAGCACAAACTCCGCTTGTTTAGCGGCTATAAATCTTTTATGATTTGGTTATTCGAACAATGGCATTACCCTGATGTTCATGCTCATTTTACAATGGATACTTCGATAGGTTGTATAACGATATGGCTATAAGTTTATATGATTTGGCTAGGATGATCAGCGGGGAGGAGAAGGCAGATGCACGCGCAGATGGAATTTCTATTTCAAACGGTCCGGCTCGCGGATTCTTATATGCCGATGCATGGGCACACGTGCTACGAGCTGGTTTACTATAACGAGGGAACGGGCACGACCTGCCTCCTCGACGAGGCGCATGCGTACAAGCCTGGCGCGTATGCCATCATTGCCGCAGGCACCCTGCATGACGAGCGGAGGACGGAGGATACGGACGTGACATGCGCCGGCTTCCGTTTGACGGGCAAAGAAACGCAGCTTCAAGAAGGGCTGTTCGAGGACAGGGAGGACAAGCCTTTGCAGCAGCTCTTGCAAGCGATGCTCACCGAGATGCAGGAGCAGCGGCCGTATTATCCTGACAAATTAAACTACCTGCTCAGCATGATCGTCATCGAGCATCAGCGGCATGCGCAAGTAAGCGCATTCAAAGAATCGGCGGACCATTTGCACTATGCGCGGGCCTTTATCGACGAGAATTTCAACCAGAAGATTACGGTGGAGGAACTGGCGGAGATGGTGGGGTACAGCTATCATCACTTCAGGCATTTGTTCAAAACGAAATTCGGCCGTTCGCCGATCGCTTACCTGCTGAATAAACGCATTCAGCGGGCAAGCCATCTGCTGCTGCACAGTACGTTGTCCGTCACCGCCATCGCGGAGGAATGCGGCTTCTCGAACGATGCCCAGTTCAGCACCTTGTTCAAACGGGAGCAGGGCGATCCGCCCCGCCTGTTCCGGCAGAAACGCCTCAGTCAAACACCGGCGGACCGGCTTTCACCATGAACGGCTGTCCGTTGGCGTAATAGTGCGTTTCCCGATACACTTTGAAAGCGACCTCGACTTCCGTGATGCCGGTCGTCAGCAGGTGATTCGTTATGGCATTGGCAACGCCGTCCTGAATGTCCCGCGGGCGGTCGAACCAGGCCACCTCGACGAAAGGAAATGTCGGAACGATCGCTCCGTCTTGGATCGAAGTCGTAGAGAGGCAGTCGATGGTGAAATTGTCCCTGCTGCACCGGCAAATTTGCGCGAGTTCGTCTATGAGCGCCGTACTGATCTTCATGACTTCCGTGATGTTGACGCCTCGCATCGTGAGTTGGGGCATAGTGCTGAACACTCCTTTTTAATCGTAGTCGTGGTACTGTTCTTCCTCGGCGATATTTTGCAGGTCCTGGCCGTTGATCGCTATGATGGCATAATCGGGGACCAATTCGGCATGCCTGCGCGCAAGCTCGAGCAGAAACCGGGGCGATCCTTCCTGTTCCTCATCATAAATGAGCAGCAGTCCTTCCGTGTTGTCCAGCAGAAAACGGTCGCGCGCCTTGAACTGCCAAGGTCCTGCGTATTTCTGCTTGGAGACACTATTAACATAATCCGCGCCGGAAAGAATGGTGCCGTAAACCGCCTTCTTCTGCTCGCTCCAGTTCTCTTCCTGTTCCAGAAAAGGCGTAATGACCGCCAAGCGCAACGAACCATACTCAGCTCTAAGCTCCAAAGCGACTTCTGCAGCCCACAGCTCAACACCCCATTGTCCGCTTACGATCACCCATTCCAGTCCTTCTTCGACAAGAGCCTGCAGCCGCTGCTTGAGCGCTTTCTTGATAATGGCAACGCCCGGATGCTTGTCGGAGAATATGCCGAGCTCGGAAGCTTTGTATCCGGTAACCAAAATCTGTTTCATCGCCTCATGCTCCTTGTTCGCGCTTCGATCTTAAGCGTAGCACAAATAAAGAGCGCCGAACAACCTCGCCCTGGGGGGAGAGGCGTCCGGCGCCCGGAATCGGCGATTCGAGCCTTAGGATTCGATACGAGATCAGAGAATCGAGCTTTAGGATCTGAGCCTTATGAATCGAACCTTATGATTCGAGGCTGGCTTATGATTCCATTCCTTTCGGATAATGCTCCTTCGGCTCCCGAATGACGGCCCCGCCGTCCAAGCGCACATAGGTCGTGAAGTCCCTCGCGTCCCGCTCCAGCTTAATGACGCGCGCGCCGCGCGGAAACCCTTCGCGCCCGTACGTCTGGAACCCGGTCGCCCGTCCATAGCACAGACGGATATCGTGCAGGGCGCCCCAATAATCGTTCACGTGATCATGGCCGCAGAACGTGCCGACGATATCGCCCATCTCCAGCATGGCGGCGAACATGCCCGAGTTCACCGGCGCACAGGCGACGCCTTCATGCTTGCTGCCGAAGCAAAGCTCCTTCTTCCATACCTGCTTATACTCCGGCAGCGGGATGTGGAAGAAGGCCAGCGACGGCAGCGGCTCTCCGCCGTTCGCGGCCGTGATCGCAGCGGACCGCTCGGCATACCACGCGATCTGGTCGCGCTGGATCCACTGGTAGCCCGTGATTTGCGGCAGATCGGAATAGCTTCCGCTGTCGAACAGATAGAGCGCGTTGACGGGCTTGCCGCTCTCCTGGTCGCGCACGAACAAGATGAAATTCCCTTCGCCGCTCAATTCCGGCGGTCCCGCCTCCGCGAAGCAGAACCGGTGCTCCAACTGTACATCCATCAGTTCGCCGCGCGTGACCAGATGCTCCGTGTCGTGATTGCCGAACACCGCCGCCCACGGAATGCCCCGCTGATCGACGGCCTGAACGGCGTCGCGGAACGATTGCCGCGGATCCGTGCAATTCTGGCTGTAGATGACGTCTCCCGTGAACAAGACGAGATCGGGCGATTCCGCATCCAGTACTTGTTCCATCAGCCCGCGGGTCTGCAAGTCGTCCGGCTCGCCGTTCTGCCAATGCAGATCCGTGAATTGTACGATCGTAAACGTTCCGTCTTTACGGTAATGCAATGCATGTTCCATCCCGATAACCGCTTCCCCTCCGGCAAAATTGACTACTGCAATCGTCGCAATGCGACTTCTAGCTCGCGGGTCGAACGGCCGGTGCAGGGACAGGGGCGACTTGCCCTTGAACGGACCTGCCTCCGAAGCGAACGGACTCGACCAAAACCGAACCGCTTCGCTTCCGAACGGACTCCGACCTGACTCGACCGATCCTGAACCGGCTCGACCAAAACCGAACGGACTCGACCAAACCGAACGGCCTCGCCTCCGACCTGATTCGGCCGCTCCCGAAGCGACTTGCCTCCGAACCGACAGCGACCTGATTCGGTTGATCTCGAATCGACTCGACGGCCTCGCTCCTGAACTGGCTCCGACCTGATTCGACCAACCCGAACCGACTTGCCTCCGAACCGCCGCGCCTCCGACGAACTCTTACCTGACTCGGCCGCCCCCACACCGATTCGACCAATCCAGAAAAGCCTCGCGTCCGAACCGACTGCGACCTGATTCGGCCGGTCCTGAAACTACCTGCTACCGATCCGACTCCATCCTGATTCGATCGATCCTGAACCGACCTGCCTCCGAACGACTCCGACCTGATTCTACCAACCCAACCGACTCCGAACTGACTCGGCCGATCCCGAACCGCCCCACCTCGACCTGCATACTGTAACGAACCCAATAAGCGTTATTCGGCGATTTTAACGCCCAAATGAATTCTAACGAACCCCAGAAACCTTATTGCAACGAAATCGAGTGAATATCGACCAAAACGGATGCGATGGCTATCAATAGCGCGTGTAGGATTCGTTAGAAACCGAAACGTCCGTAAAAGCCGAAAATAAGGTTTGTACGGTTCGTTAGCGCAGAGTTCGTTTGTACGGTTCACGTTCGCTAGCGCAGGATTCCCTTTGTACGGTTCACGGTTCATTAGCCCAGGATCCCATTTGTACGGTTCACGTTTCCCTAGCGCAGAATCCCACCTGTACGGTTTACGGTTCGCTAGCGCAGGATCCTTTCGTACGGTTCGCGGTCCGCTAGCGCAGAATCCCACTTGTACGATTCGCGGTCCGCTAGCGCAGAATCCCACTTGTACGGTTCGCGTTTCGCTAGCGCAGAATCCCAATTGTACGGTTCGCGTTTCGCTAGCGCAGGATCCCTTTGTACGGTTCACGGTTCGCTAGAGCCGAATCTCTTTGCGCGATTCGATTCGTTAGCGCTTCCTTCTCGAGCCTGAGCCCTGTGAAGTTCCCAACGTCCAATGTCAGCTTGGTCGCCTGGCGACGCATCCATTTGCAACACACTGGGTCGCCCAGTATCGCGCACCCTACGGCTAGCCTATAACGAATCCACGCCCGCTTCCAGCCCGAATACGCCTTCGATCGCCGCAAGCGAGACGATGACGTCCTCGAAACGCTTGGACGGCCCGAGCTTCAGCTGAAGCCGGACAATCAGCATCTCCGCGCGTTCCGTCACTTCCGTTTCCTCGTTCTCCACGATGATTTTATTGATTCCGATGCCGAACCGGTGCAGCTCCGTCACGACTTTGCTAAGGCTCGAGGAATCCTTGTTGACGCGCAGCACGAGGTCCCGCTTTCGCTTCGTCACCGAGAACTTCCGCTCCAGCTTATTCAATACGAAGAGACTGACGACGACGAGAAACGTCAAGACGGCAGCGCCGTAGTAGAAGCCCGCGCCGGCCGTCAGCCCGATCGCGGCCACGACCCAGAGGGAAGCCGCCGTCGTCAAGCCGGACACGGTAATACCGGTGCGCAGGATCGTGCCCGCTCCGAGAAATCCGATTCCGCTTATGACCTGCGCCGCAAGCCGGGCCGGGTCAAGCCGGACGTTGGGATCCGAGGAAAACTCCGCAAACCCGTACATGGACAGCAGCACGATCGCGGCGGAGCCCAGGCAGACGAGAATATGCGTCCGGAATCCCGCGGAATGTCCGCCCAGCTCGCGCTCCAATCCGATCAGGCCTCCCAACGCCAGCGCGAGGACCAGCCGGAGCGTTAATTCCCAATAACTGATGTGCCAAATGCTCGGGTCGTATACTTGCGCCACGGACGTTGCCATTCTGCCTCATTCCTTCTCTAGAAGTCGGCCCGGAGCAGGACTGCCTCCGCATTCGCCTTTGTTTATCTATACGCTCGAGATACATGACATGCATCTTGATCTGCAAAAAATCGGCTGCAGCGCCGCACATGCAACCCTATGCATCGCCATGGACCGCCGGGCGGCTTGGATCGACGCAGCAGCCTGGCGAAGCCGCAGCTTCTATTTACCGCAGCAGCTGCGCTTCGAACCATTCATAGCCGGAACCGACGTGGTCCGGACGATGGGAATCGGAGCCGTAAACCAGCGGAATGCCTTGTTCCTTGCACGCGGCAAAAAACCATTCCGGCACATAGGGCTTGCCGCAGGTCGGCACGCGCAGCCCTGCAGTGTTGACGTCGATGCCGACGCCGCTCTTCGCAAGCTTCGGCAGTATATTTTCAAGTCGGCGCTTGATCTGCGCCTCGTCGATCGGCGGCAGCTTCTGCGAGAACTTCTCGATCAGATTGATATGTCCGATCCGCTTGCGCATCGGCAAGCCTGCCGCCCACTCGATCGCGGCTTCCACATGGTTATAGTATTCGTCGACAACCTTCTCTAACGTGCCGTAGTAGGACAGCAGGTTCTCGCTGAAGTCGTCCGCCGTGAAATCCACGCAGCGCATGCCTCCGCGGCCGGGCAGGAAATGCACCGAATAAACGACGTCCTCCAGCTGGTTCTGATACCGGTCTACGATGGCTTCCGTATAGGAAAGCGCTCCTTGCAGGTAGTCCAGCTCGAGGCCCGTCGTAATTTCGATTCGGCCTTCGTACTTTTGTTTAATGGTTGAGACGTAATCCATATACAGCGGCAGCTCGGCTTCCGGCATGGCCAGCTCGCCCATCAGCTTCTCGTCCGGTACCCAGGCGTCCGGCAGCGGCGGATGTTCGGTGATCGAATAGCGCTGGAATCCCAGCTCGATCGCGCGGTCGATATACTTCTCCGACTCCGCGTCATTGCCGTGATAGCAAAACTTCGTATGCGTGTGACCGTCCCATTTTAAGGCTGGCGACATCGATATCCCTCCCGTTATCCCTGTCCTGCGCGAAGCAGGACAGCATATGTAGTTGAACCAAGTATATCATCAAGGCAGGCCCATTCAACTTCTTACTTTTTATTCCGTTTGACATCTTTTAACCGTTATGATTTCTGCTATAATGAATTCTGGCCTGTACGGTTATTATAAAAAGAAATTCTACACGCAGACATTGATTTCCTTATGTGGAGAGAAGAGAGGTTCCATGCATGATTAGCCGATTTAAACGATTATTGATTGGGCGGCCGATGAAGAGCGCCGAATTGGAAGGAGAAAGGCTGAGCAAGCTGAAGGCGCTGGCCGTGCTGTCGTCCGATGCATTGTCTTCGGTCGCGTACGGTACCGAACAGATATTGATCGTGCTGATGGCGGCCGGGTTTGCCGCGGTATGGTACTCCATTCCGATCTCGATCGCCGTGCTGGGCTTACTGCTGATCCTGATCCTTTCGTACCGCCAAACGATCTACTCCTATCCCAAAGGCGGCGGCGCGTATATTGTAGCCAAAGATAACCTGGGCGTCTCCACGGGACTGCTCGCAGGCGGATCGCTGCTCGTCGATTACATCCTGACGGTCGCCGTCAGCACGTCGTCCGGAACGGACGCCATTACGTCGGCGTTCCCGGCGCTGCATGACCATCGAGTGCTCATCGCGATCATCATGATCGTCTTCTTGACCGTATTGAATTTAAGGGGCATCGGAGAATCCGCTTCCGTCCTCGCTTACCCCGTCTACTTGTTCGTGGCGGCCGTATTGGTGCTGATCGTCGCCGGGGTCATCAAAGTCATCATTCACGGCCCGAGCAGCCACATTCCGGAACTCGGAACGGCTGTTTCCAATATCAGTTTATTCTTGCTCCTGAAAGCTTTCAGTTCCGGCTGTTCCGCGCTCACCGGCGTCGAGGCCGTGTCCAACGCCATTCCGAACTTCAAGAAGCCGGAAGTACGCAACGCGGCGACGACGCTGATAATGATGGGCGTCATTCTCGGCGTTATGTTCATCGGCATCTCCTTGCTGGCATACTGGTACGGCATAGCGCCGGAACAGAAGGAGACCGTCGTGTCGCAAATTACCGACGCCACCTTCGGCCGAGGCATCCTCTATTACATCATTCAAGGCCTTACGGCCATGATCCTGTTCCTGGCGGCGAATACGGCCTATGCGGCATTCCCGCTGCTTGCCTTCATGCTGGCGAAGGATAAATACATGCCGCATGCGTTCATGGTGCGCGGCGACCGGCTCGGTTTCTCGAACGGCATTATTTTTCTCGGCTTCTTCTCGGCCCTGCTCGTCATCGTGTTCCACGGCGACACGACGAATATGATCCCGCTCTACGCGGTCGGCGTCTTCATTCCGTTCACGCTCTCGCAGCTCGGGATGATGGTGCGCTGGATTCGGGTTAAACCGAAGAACTGGGTGTTCGGATTAATCGTCAACACGATCGGCATGCTGACGACGCTCAGCATCTCGCTGATCTTTATTTTCACGAAGTTCACGCAGATCTGGCTGGTCTTCATCTTCCTGCCGATCGTCATTTTCATCTTCTACAAGATCAAACGGCATTACATGAACACCGCCGACGAGCTCCGGGTCAACATCGAAATGGAGAAGCCCGCGATCAAGGGCAGCACGATCGTCGTGCCCGTCTCCGGCATCACGAAGGTCGTTCTGCAGTCCATCAGCTATGCGAAGTCGCTAACGGACAACGTCGTCGCCGTCTATGTCGGATTCGACGAAGAAGAGATCGAACGGCTGGAGAAGAAATGGGAAGAATGGAACCCCGGCGTGCGCCTGGTCGTACTGCGTTCCAGCTACCGCAGCTTCATCCGCCCGCTCGTCCGTTTCATCGAGACGCTGGAATGGAAGTCGCAGGAGACGGACCATATTACGGTACTGATTCCTCAGTTCATCACGAAGCACTGGTGGCATAACTTCCTGCATAACCAATCCAGCTTGCTGCTCCGCGCGTATCTATTCAATCAGAAAGACGTCGTCGTGGCGACGGTGCCTTATCACTTGATGCGCTAAGTGCGAGCGAACGCCTTGACGGTGCTCCTCGGAATGCGCAGAAACCTGACGTAGAATGATTGCGTCAGGTTTTTTTTAGGCTTTTACTGTTCGTATGCAAGGAACATGTCAGCCATTGAGATGGCGACAGTACCAGAGACAGTACCAGAGACAGTTCCAGAGACAGTACCAGAGACAGTCCCCCCGGACACAGAATCCGCTATACGGCAATTTGAAGTGTTTATTTTTGCCACGCGGTCACACGTTCCGCTATTCATGCTTGGACGCTCGGAGGCGAGCTACCAATAGAACGATCGTCTAATGAATTCAAAGAGAACGATCGTCTAATGAATACAAAGCAAAGGAGCCGCGCACGACTCCTGGTGCACGTTGCGACGGCGCATGACGGCCGAACACATCAACGCGGTTCAAGCTCCCTTTTGCTTGCGGACGCCAAGCGGCCTTCAGCTGTTTCTTATGCTTTCTTGTTATGCTTCGGGTCCAGCGTATCTCGAAGCGCGTCGCCGATGAGCAAAATGACAGCACGCTGATAACGATCATGTCGCCGGGCGGAATCCACAGCCGCTTTAATTGTCCGCAGCCTTCCAGCATGCGCTTGAACTCGCCAAAAAAAGCGCCTCCCGCGGGAGACGCTTCTTTTCATTGAACGACGCAGGAAGATAGCAATTTTCTCAGTTCCGTTCCATGCAGATCCAGCCAAGCGTCACGCGTCATGAATTGCTCCAGGATGTAACCGAAGGGCTGTTCGACGTCCTGGCCGGCATGATGCTGTCCGATGTAGAAATGCAGCACCGCAACGTGGTATGCCTGCGTCAACGCTTGCAATTGATCGAGCTCAAGTTCGGTAAGGCTGTGGAAAGCCGCGTACCCTTTCACGAAAGCCTCCGCCATCGCCATGGACCCGCCGCTCAGTTGAAGCACGTGGTTGAGCGAAATCGAGAACTCCATCATCCGGACGTCCAGCGATGCCAGATCGAAGTCGAGCACGCCGGAAATACGGTTGTCCACGGCCAGAAGGTTGAAGATCAAGATGTCGTGGTGAACGAACTGCCGGGGCAGTCGGAGCAGCTGTTCCTTCTTGTTCACTAGCCCGGTCACGGCATTTCTGTAAAATGCGACAGCATCAGGCGCGATGGCAAAAGGCGGATCGTTCAGGAACCGCTCCGCCGTATCGTGGTTCGCCAACGGATGCAGCGCTGCCCAATCCAAGAAGGAAACGCCGGTGTGCCGTCGTTCGTCCACGCTGAAACTGCCGAGCATCCGCACCATTTCCCCTACGACGCGGCCGTAGGCTTCGGCTTGGTCCGCATCCGCAATCGCCGGAACCGTCCCTTCAAGGAAGGTCGTCATCGCGCCGAGCGTCCCGTCCGGCAGTTCCGCGTAATAGCCGCCTTCGCGCGTGCGGAGAAATACGGGCACGCCGACCGATAAGCTGCTTTGGTCCAAGTAGGACGTCATATCGATCTCGAGCGCCATACGCGCAGCCGATTTGGTATGACGGTTATAGAGACGAACGACGTATCGCTGTCCGCCCACCGTCACGATGCGGGTCACATTGGTCAGGCCGAACGGAACGTCATCCATATCAACAGCCGGATGGTCAAAATAACAGCGAATGACGGCTTCTATTCGATCCCTCATCCGCTTCACCCCGACCTGCTCAGCCGCTGAGCGTCGATCACCCGAACCCGGTGCCCGGTCTCCTCATGCACCACATACGTCTCCTGCACGTGGTCGATGAAGAGAATGCCGTTCAGATGGTCGATTTCATGCTGCATGCAGATGGCGACGAACCCCTCCGCCTCCATAACGACCGTGTCGCCGGCGCGGTTCAACGTGCTGACTTTTACTGTATGGGCCCGCTTCACTAACCCCCTGTAACCGGGATACGATAAGCAAGCTTCCGCGCCCGTCTGCTCGCCGGACGCTTCGAGAATCTCCGGATTGATGAGCTCGATCAAGCCATCGCCGCAATCCATGACGACGACCCGGCGCAGGATGCCGATCTGAGGCGCCGCAAGTCCAGCCCGCCCTTCGGCGGCATATAAGGTAGCAGCCATGTCGTCCAGCAGCTTGATGATTCTTGCATTGATTTCCTCGACCGGCCGGGCGATTTTGCGCAAAATCGGATCGCCGAACGGGAGGATGATTTTCTCCGCCATGCCCTCACTCCTCTCTACTCACTAGTTCAACGCTCCGGCACCGCTCTCGGAAATCGGCGGCGAATGCACCCACAAGTCGTTCGGCGTGCATGCGAGCGCCGTGCATAACGCATCCATCGTCTCGGCCTTGATCTGCTT
It encodes:
- a CDS encoding APC family permease — encoded protein: MISRFKRLLIGRPMKSAELEGERLSKLKALAVLSSDALSSVAYGTEQILIVLMAAGFAAVWYSIPISIAVLGLLLILILSYRQTIYSYPKGGGAYIVAKDNLGVSTGLLAGGSLLVDYILTVAVSTSSGTDAITSAFPALHDHRVLIAIIMIVFLTVLNLRGIGESASVLAYPVYLFVAAVLVLIVAGVIKVIIHGPSSHIPELGTAVSNISLFLLLKAFSSGCSALTGVEAVSNAIPNFKKPEVRNAATTLIMMGVILGVMFIGISLLAYWYGIAPEQKETVVSQITDATFGRGILYYIIQGLTAMILFLAANTAYAAFPLLAFMLAKDKYMPHAFMVRGDRLGFSNGIIFLGFFSALLVIVFHGDTTNMIPLYAVGVFIPFTLSQLGMMVRWIRVKPKNWVFGLIVNTIGMLTTLSISLIFIFTKFTQIWLVFIFLPIVIFIFYKIKRHYMNTADELRVNIEMEKPAIKGSTIVVPVSGITKVVLQSISYAKSLTDNVVAVYVGFDEEEIERLEKKWEEWNPGVRLVVLRSSYRSFIRPLVRFIETLEWKSQETDHITVLIPQFITKHWWHNFLHNQSSLLLRAYLFNQKDVVVATVPYHLMR
- a CDS encoding phosphotransferase enzyme family protein is translated as MRDRIEAVIRCYFDHPAVDMDDVPFGLTNVTRIVTVGGQRYVVRLYNRHTKSAARMALEIDMTSYLDQSSLSVGVPVFLRTREGGYYAELPDGTLGAMTTFLEGTVPAIADADQAEAYGRVVGEMVRMLGSFSVDERRHTGVSFLDWAALHPLANHDTAERFLNDPPFAIAPDAVAFYRNAVTGLVNKKEQLLRLPRQFVHHDILIFNLLAVDNRISGVLDFDLASLDVRMMEFSISLNHVLQLSGGSMAMAEAFVKGYAAFHSLTELELDQLQALTQAYHVAVLHFYIGQHHAGQDVEQPFGYILEQFMTRDAWLDLHGTELRKLLSSCVVQ
- the def gene encoding peptide deformylase; the protein is MAEKIILPFGDPILRKIARPVEEINARIIKLLDDMAATLYAAEGRAGLAAPQIGILRRVVVMDCGDGLIELINPEILEASGEQTGAEACLSYPGYRGLVKRAHTVKVSTLNRAGDTVVMEAEGFVAICMQHEIDHLNGILFIDHVQETYVVHEETGHRVRVIDAQRLSRSG